In a single window of the Aridibaculum aurantiacum genome:
- a CDS encoding flavin reductase family protein produces the protein MKTIDLQQLAPVERQQWLQHAIAPRPICFASTIDRAGNVNLSPFSFFNLFSSNPPVVIFSPARRVRDNTTKHTLENVLEVPEVVINICDYDMVQQVSLASCEFPKEVNEFNKAGFTAIPATVLKPPMVQEAKVKLECKVLEVKALASEGGAGNLVIAEVLRMHVDESILGEDGKIDQRKFHLVARLGGDWYCKVDETNLFKVEKPNVKLGIGIDALPANIRTSRYLTGNHLGQLGNVHDMPTVDPAYEDDKLKNIFQYYSLTPDDMEKEVHLYAAQLLDEGKVTEAWQVLLSTEVAV, from the coding sequence ATGAAAACAATTGACCTGCAACAACTGGCACCGGTAGAAAGGCAACAATGGCTACAGCATGCAATTGCTCCGCGTCCTATATGTTTTGCAAGCACAATAGACAGGGCAGGAAATGTGAACCTGAGCCCGTTCAGTTTCTTCAACCTGTTTTCTTCCAATCCTCCTGTTGTTATATTCAGTCCTGCACGCAGAGTACGTGACAATACAACCAAACATACGCTTGAAAATGTACTTGAGGTGCCTGAGGTAGTCATTAATATCTGCGACTATGATATGGTGCAGCAGGTAAGTCTTGCGAGTTGTGAGTTTCCAAAAGAAGTAAATGAATTTAATAAAGCTGGTTTTACAGCCATACCTGCTACTGTGTTAAAACCACCAATGGTGCAGGAAGCAAAGGTGAAGCTGGAATGCAAGGTGTTGGAAGTAAAAGCACTGGCAAGCGAAGGCGGAGCAGGTAATCTTGTAATTGCAGAGGTTCTAAGGATGCATGTAGATGAAAGCATATTGGGTGAAGATGGGAAGATAGACCAGCGCAAGTTTCACCTGGTGGCACGGCTTGGCGGCGACTGGTACTGCAAGGTGGATGAGACCAATCTTTTTAAAGTAGAAAAACCTAATGTAAAACTGGGAATTGGTATAGATGCTTTGCCGGCTAATATTCGCACCAGCCGCTATCTTACCGGCAATCATCTTGGTCAACTGGGAAATGTACATGATATGCCGACTGTAGATCCGGCCTATGAAGATGATAAGCTGAAGAACATTTTTCAATACTATTCTCTTACTCCTGACGATATGGAAAAGGAAGTGCACCTGTATGCTGCGCAGCTATTAGATGAAGGTAAAGTAACAGAAGCGTGGCAGGTACTGCTATCGACAGAAGTAGCGGTGTAG
- a CDS encoding DUF1015 domain-containing protein yields the protein MAKISPFKALRPQVALAEKVASRPYDVLNSQEAKAEAAGNPYSFLHITKSEIDLDDLADIHTPEVYEKAKENLQAFISNGTLFREDKPCYYIYQLIMNGRSQTGLVCGSSVDDYENDIIKKHEFTRPEKEQDRINHIKTSGAQTGNVFLAYRDVEAVNVLVEQWKKDNEPVYDFVAEDDIQHTVWVVNNDDTISHISSLFEEEVPYTYIADGHHRAASAAKVRKALGADAKPEADYFLTTLFPANQLHIMDYNRVVKDLNGLTEEELLEKIGKNFAIEKADAAVKPGALHEFGLYMGGNWYTLTAKEGSYSDDPIGVLDITILQEKVLDPVLGIKDQRTDKRIDFVGGIRGIGELEKRVNSGEWALAISLYPVSIQQLFDIADSGNVMPPKSTWFEPKLRDGLLTHLIY from the coding sequence ATGGCAAAGATCTCTCCTTTCAAAGCGTTACGACCACAGGTAGCATTGGCTGAAAAAGTTGCTTCTCGTCCTTACGATGTGCTTAACAGCCAGGAAGCAAAAGCAGAAGCTGCAGGTAATCCATATTCTTTTTTACATATCACCAAAAGCGAGATAGACCTGGATGACCTGGCTGACATTCATACACCTGAAGTTTACGAAAAAGCAAAGGAGAACCTACAAGCCTTTATCAGCAATGGCACCTTGTTCAGGGAAGATAAGCCTTGCTACTACATTTACCAGTTGATCATGAATGGCCGCAGCCAAACAGGTCTTGTGTGCGGAAGTTCAGTAGATGATTACGAGAATGATATCATCAAGAAGCATGAGTTTACACGGCCTGAGAAAGAGCAGGACAGGATCAATCACATAAAAACCAGCGGTGCACAAACAGGCAATGTTTTTCTTGCTTACCGGGATGTGGAAGCGGTAAATGTGCTGGTAGAGCAATGGAAAAAGGATAACGAGCCCGTGTATGATTTTGTAGCAGAAGATGACATTCAGCATACGGTATGGGTGGTAAACAATGATGACACCATTAGCCATATCTCCTCACTTTTTGAAGAAGAAGTTCCTTATACATATATAGCCGATGGGCATCATAGAGCAGCCTCTGCGGCCAAAGTGCGCAAGGCATTGGGAGCCGACGCCAAGCCTGAAGCGGATTATTTTTTAACCACGCTTTTCCCTGCTAACCAGCTGCATATAATGGACTATAACAGGGTGGTTAAAGACCTGAATGGATTAACCGAAGAAGAATTGCTGGAAAAGATTGGTAAGAATTTTGCCATAGAGAAGGCCGATGCAGCAGTAAAACCTGGAGCTCTACATGAGTTTGGACTGTACATGGGTGGTAACTGGTACACTTTAACAGCTAAAGAAGGAAGTTATTCTGATGATCCAATTGGTGTACTTGATATAACCATTTTGCAAGAAAAGGTATTGGACCCGGTGTTAGGAATCAAGGACCAGCGTACGGATAAGCGGATAGATTTTGTGGGTGGTATAAGAGGAATAGGAGAGCTGGAGAAAAGGGTGAACAGCGGCGAATGGGCATTAGCCATCAGCCTGTACCCGGTAAGCATCCAGCAATTATTTGATATAGCAGACAGTGGAAATGTAATGCCGCCAAAGAGTACCTGGTTCGAACCAAAATTGAGGGATGGTCTTTTGACCCACCTTATCTACTAA